The proteins below are encoded in one region of Luteolibacter sp. Y139:
- a CDS encoding GTPase/DUF3482 domain-containing protein, with product MGTWLSADIPAFAVVGRVNAGKTATLATLLEIDDDELLRISATPGETTEVLPLPVRYDDEELMRFLDTPGFQQPIEAMKEIQRLAAGGVPGPAEIARFVKECRERFPDEVRLLEPLTEGAGVIYVVDPGKPLRDSFLAEIEILRWTGRPRLALLNPQGEPAPEQEREWRERLGTAFNLVRTFDAHEARYDERRRLLEALLQIEEHHREHIKKVISAMENEMSDRLEEAAEAMLDFFEKALTLRVSEPLETRDRGIPARMEKKRADLEARYFKKLADLENDCLKRLLKAYRHHLLKPEIDPAGHSGLNLAVAETWRKWGLSRGQLTAAGVATGGAAGAVIDFGVGGHSFFVGAAIGAVVGGAAAFFKGGALPELRFKGVSLGKVQSDGQALEAGPPQNPNFPWVLLDSMLIRHAGILDRAHGRRDKAPIESGEQESRVRAFPAARRSLFQKWFTSCLKGSPDRGKEPEVFAELVAALDEGAALPNE from the coding sequence ATGGGCACCTGGCTGAGCGCTGACATCCCGGCCTTTGCCGTGGTCGGACGCGTCAATGCCGGCAAGACCGCCACTCTGGCGACCTTGCTGGAGATCGATGACGATGAGCTGCTGCGCATTAGCGCGACGCCCGGCGAGACCACGGAGGTGTTGCCGCTGCCGGTGCGTTACGATGATGAGGAGCTGATGCGTTTCCTCGATACGCCCGGCTTCCAGCAGCCGATCGAGGCGATGAAGGAGATCCAGCGTCTCGCCGCCGGTGGGGTTCCCGGCCCGGCCGAGATCGCCCGCTTCGTGAAGGAATGCCGCGAGCGTTTTCCGGATGAGGTCCGGCTGTTAGAGCCGCTTACCGAGGGGGCGGGAGTCATCTATGTGGTGGATCCCGGCAAGCCGTTGCGGGATTCGTTTCTCGCAGAGATCGAGATCCTGCGCTGGACCGGCCGACCACGGCTCGCGCTGCTGAATCCCCAGGGCGAGCCGGCACCGGAGCAGGAGAGGGAATGGCGCGAGCGCCTTGGCACGGCCTTCAATCTGGTCCGCACCTTCGATGCGCACGAGGCGCGCTACGATGAGCGACGCCGTTTGCTGGAGGCCCTGCTCCAAATCGAGGAGCACCACCGGGAGCACATCAAGAAGGTGATCTCCGCGATGGAGAACGAGATGTCAGACCGCCTCGAGGAGGCCGCCGAGGCGATGCTGGATTTCTTCGAAAAGGCGCTGACCCTCCGCGTCAGCGAGCCGCTGGAAACCCGCGACCGCGGCATTCCGGCGCGGATGGAAAAGAAACGGGCCGACCTGGAAGCCCGCTATTTCAAGAAGCTGGCCGATCTTGAGAACGATTGCCTGAAGCGCCTGCTCAAGGCCTACCGGCATCACCTGCTCAAGCCCGAGATCGATCCCGCGGGACACTCCGGTCTCAATCTCGCGGTGGCCGAGACGTGGCGGAAGTGGGGGCTCAGCCGTGGCCAGCTCACGGCAGCCGGGGTGGCGACCGGCGGGGCTGCCGGGGCGGTCATCGATTTCGGCGTGGGCGGGCACAGTTTCTTCGTCGGCGCGGCGATCGGTGCGGTGGTCGGCGGGGCGGCGGCCTTTTTCAAAGGCGGTGCGCTGCCGGAACTGCGTTTCAAGGGCGTGAGCCTCGGCAAGGTCCAAAGCGATGGCCAGGCGCTGGAAGCCGGACCGCCGCAGAATCCGAATTTCCCGTGGGTGCTGCTGGATTCGATGCTGATCCGCCATGCAGGCATCCTCGACCGCGCCCACGGGCGCCGGGACAAGGCGCCGATCGAAAGCGGCGAGCAGGAGAGCCGGGTGCGGGCTTTTCCCGCGGCGCGGCGCAGTCTTTTCCAGAAGTGGTTCACCAGTTGCCTCAAGGGCTCGCCCGACCGGGGAAAGGAACCGGAGGTATTTGCCGAGCTTGTTGCCGCGTTGGATGAAGGGGCGGCCTTGCCCAACGAATAA
- a CDS encoding DUF2868 domain-containing protein — protein MRGPSGRWKWEELIDFEVALAAWDGESRPDGLHAEGARPVVMKAWKEAVDAPQIGRSWVKGIAWAGALAGGFTFLAGFGAAWGCYDREREGIDVLVFLVFTLLVPWLTLVVGLTLWLLRPKWGGLLGPLLKKLTARFAKNDGNKVLAVIEASPELAKSFGWKIAARAQSAAMNFHLGAIVGLTVLFFFRRVGFYWETTTERAMERTLEGVVNFLSMPWHGFLPRMVPEIATSRRGAHWDGGGASWMGFLMLALLVWGVAPRFLLELTAHVQSWRSARKPAFQSPRHRRLWRALTGVKRGEEPEGPADGALVLDLGGISPNHDALRPFFLRHLRLNPVAWETLAVLDAGREAAARDALGKAPAGIVLLAEGWSLAPRQVEETLKRVAAAAEGRRTAIVVADFDREGRPHPPKAEERAAWEAFFDGQKGLDVELSLYEEDRTWAPG, from the coding sequence ATGCGCGGTCCGAGCGGGCGTTGGAAGTGGGAAGAACTGATCGACTTCGAAGTCGCCCTGGCGGCTTGGGACGGTGAGTCGCGTCCGGATGGCCTCCATGCGGAAGGTGCGCGGCCGGTGGTGATGAAGGCTTGGAAGGAAGCCGTCGACGCCCCGCAGATCGGCCGCTCGTGGGTGAAGGGGATCGCGTGGGCCGGGGCGCTCGCGGGCGGCTTTACGTTTCTGGCCGGCTTCGGCGCGGCGTGGGGCTGCTATGATCGCGAGCGCGAAGGCATCGATGTCCTGGTTTTCCTGGTCTTCACGTTGCTGGTCCCGTGGCTCACCTTGGTGGTGGGGCTGACATTGTGGCTGCTGCGTCCGAAGTGGGGCGGTCTGCTCGGGCCACTTCTGAAGAAGCTTACGGCGCGCTTTGCCAAGAACGACGGGAACAAGGTGCTCGCGGTGATCGAGGCCAGTCCGGAGCTGGCGAAGTCCTTTGGATGGAAGATCGCCGCGCGGGCGCAGTCGGCCGCGATGAATTTCCACCTCGGGGCTATCGTCGGGCTGACGGTGTTGTTCTTCTTCCGGCGCGTCGGCTTCTACTGGGAAACGACCACCGAGCGAGCGATGGAGCGGACGCTGGAGGGCGTGGTGAATTTCCTGTCGATGCCGTGGCACGGATTTCTTCCCCGGATGGTGCCGGAGATCGCGACCAGCCGCCGTGGTGCGCATTGGGATGGCGGGGGAGCGAGCTGGATGGGTTTCCTCATGCTCGCGCTGCTGGTGTGGGGTGTGGCACCGCGGTTCCTGCTGGAGCTCACGGCTCACGTCCAATCGTGGCGCAGCGCTCGCAAGCCCGCCTTCCAATCGCCGCGCCATCGCCGCCTGTGGCGCGCGCTCACCGGTGTGAAGCGCGGCGAGGAGCCCGAGGGCCCGGCCGATGGTGCGCTGGTGCTGGATCTCGGCGGGATCTCGCCGAATCACGATGCCCTGCGGCCCTTTTTCCTGCGCCACCTGCGGCTGAATCCCGTCGCTTGGGAAACCCTGGCGGTGCTCGATGCCGGCCGTGAAGCGGCTGCGCGCGATGCCCTGGGGAAAGCGCCAGCGGGCATCGTCCTGCTTGCCGAAGGCTGGTCGCTCGCGCCGCGCCAGGTGGAGGAAACGCTCAAGCGAGTGGCCGCCGCCGCGGAAGGCAGGCGGACCGCGATCGTGGTGGCGGACTTCGATCGCGAAGGCCGTCCGCACCCGCCGAAGGCGGAGGAGCGCGCCGCATGGGAAGCCTTTTTCGACGGCCAGAAGGGTCTCGACGTGGAACTGAGTCTGTATGAGGAGGACCGCACATGGGCACCTGGCTGA
- a CDS encoding c-type cytochrome, translating to MRKSLLLLCLSLPLHAEDRLITYENRPMGSVEKPLLLRSYLPDPDIDDAVFSQHDVGHTVSKYNPEKGSDVKGEVVPMAGIAAGIGVNFGPALSYVFDTTECRLMYTWQGGFVDMTPYWGDKAKGSRVSFGYVPQLVGTLFWKTSGKDPIELNGKSLSDLGTRVYTGYQLVKGVPTYAFKAGETPFTLTVSPSTTPLACTVTVTTPGDGTLSWKGINGATGKGKMTLTLAGSDIGKFEGYKPVNNIAKATAEVGEKLFLQYGCSACHSVDGSKNHGPSVGLLFGHEVEIEGLDKPILADHEYILESIKTPNAKVVKGYPPNYMPPFGLPDVEYDSLVLYIESLAKPE from the coding sequence ATGAGGAAATCCTTGCTCCTACTTTGTCTCAGCCTGCCGTTGCACGCTGAGGATCGCCTGATCACCTACGAAAACCGGCCGATGGGCTCGGTGGAAAAGCCGCTGCTCCTGCGCAGCTACTTGCCCGACCCCGACATCGACGACGCGGTCTTCTCGCAGCACGACGTGGGACACACCGTCTCGAAGTACAATCCCGAGAAGGGCTCCGACGTGAAGGGCGAAGTGGTCCCCATGGCGGGCATTGCCGCGGGCATCGGCGTGAATTTCGGCCCGGCCCTGTCCTATGTCTTCGATACCACCGAGTGCCGCCTGATGTACACGTGGCAGGGTGGCTTCGTCGACATGACCCCCTACTGGGGCGACAAGGCGAAGGGCTCTCGCGTCTCCTTCGGCTACGTGCCGCAGTTGGTCGGCACGTTGTTCTGGAAGACCAGCGGCAAAGATCCCATCGAGCTGAACGGCAAATCCCTCAGCGATCTCGGCACCCGCGTCTACACCGGCTACCAACTCGTCAAAGGAGTGCCGACCTATGCGTTCAAGGCGGGCGAAACTCCCTTCACCCTCACCGTGAGTCCCTCCACGACGCCGCTGGCCTGCACGGTCACGGTGACCACTCCGGGTGACGGCACGCTCTCGTGGAAAGGCATCAATGGAGCCACCGGCAAGGGCAAGATGACCCTCACGCTGGCTGGCAGCGACATCGGCAAGTTCGAGGGATACAAGCCCGTCAACAACATCGCCAAGGCCACCGCTGAAGTGGGCGAAAAGCTCTTCCTCCAGTATGGCTGCTCGGCATGCCACAGCGTCGATGGCTCGAAAAACCACGGTCCCTCTGTCGGCCTGCTCTTCGGCCATGAAGTCGAGATCGAGGGCCTCGATAAGCCGATCCTCGCCGACCACGAGTACATCCTCGAGTCGATCAAAACTCCGAATGCCAAGGTCGTGAAAGGCTATCCGCCCAACTACATGCCGCCCTTCGGCCTGCCAGACGTCGAATACGATTCCCTGGTCCTCTACATCGAATCCCTGGCCAAACCCGAGTGA